One stretch of Armigeres subalbatus isolate Guangzhou_Male chromosome 2, GZ_Asu_2, whole genome shotgun sequence DNA includes these proteins:
- the LOC134213626 gene encoding maternal protein tudor yields the protein MNTAGRFQSAKNLQPARSLRTPAQNRNGPGNYGLPLEQNQTYHQQNNREQNNNGAFVAYNSTNNGYRTPSLVSSVSSANGFKGNNGFANGFNNNNNTGNGTGFHSSKGGPRRHDVLRSPNTSLGSNNSSASSGSSVKEIPTIVTFSSTTLTIGSVHEVYLSFVENGPKLFTVQLKAKEKSLNQMMAALERVPLRNLTRKPTLGMACIARYSEDRVLYRALIMGINHDSCVVSYVDYGNTETVEFNNLYEIPPEFLKHKVFSMRFTLSNVKTLEDSNADIAGLFSSLVMDKVLSLKVMPLEGPAFVQYCELYENSENVFEKLSNLCKAKPLKYPAALTMDRGSSCMIIIRYIESCRQFYIQPLENMERFDKLMDQLAEFCRKSSTFNVLNAGDSCAACLSDEECYRAEVVSVAGSKVKVRLVDYGNTITLERNQVKRLSPKFVDEPPQVIECCLEGFQTISDDNLSTAQLEMLAENESGERKQFRMIVADVLNGVAIVTLLDEASTPPLNISKRLLKLNNPAKFMKEQMQQAQQNKMNLAPAASKPQQVYASPPAMAPPQPVPIHHISSSTNPFHSTSIISEVPNLSQTTPPRAGESEVIDLTNDEWPGANAQPLGHHSSGYEQQHNYQASTGSGSYRSGGSDNRGSRDNFNTSRDTSQSSIGANKKERFQRPDIPRFTKERNQTPYYIEHDDRCETNSNYDQQDRGYGRRDKPNSGGQRTSSRYSGSGSESGFNTQSGDRANLSQDTWKTSTASIDCIEDYVPCEFTFTEQVIPMNTKVDIKLSWWVSPEEFYVRMKDEETKFEDMMKQIQKYYRNKPTVSDIPPVASAVIARYNKHNTLYRAKVIKYNESLCKFKVELVDSGMRAIVTSSDLWKLERRFVKLPKLAIQCTLANIKINCEPKELQNKIDRYISNDKPIDCVFLDKSDDKYLCDVETQGMDLKMALLKDNLIAQILTDVDLNRLKGQIVKLKLVEIASLEQFRVKLQGTDAILNCRHVEHAAYQQAVVEEIKTKCLDQYCFGHIEDVSNDERLILALLMAPLSNQAQPTIVDMPILQNRFTVTVPCVHEVNCVYVQNTKWTGEIEKLLDDMFDYYERSGTVITNLQINELCASKSNDGNWYRSKIISLQEIDNIEVLFVDYGNRERVRHEDLKVLEPQFQEYSAFAHEVYLPMACLNETEESKLKMEIASITGQHEMELKVLDYRNGIWIVDIASNDYSIVKALKEKQLVKDLDHEEIFNRKTVVNESLEMTTVDKPEAGEEEQKYQKLEAFVSHVDNPNQLFIQMKSDLEDLDQLQENLQIISQALPGLKDFSVGRFCIAPFSADDLWYRAKIIDSHDDLIIQFVDFGNSDVITSNKKHELKDVNDSLMKFKVYAKQCSLLVGPAAGRSWSEEAIDILREMEYVDVQFLVECRGVNYINLVCDERDLAQELIAKNLAERMEYVPSNQRCFTSHIESIQEFYLQLERDITPLDVMADYMARFEEFSSVSDPAVGSIYVAEFTDDGLWYRAKILQVLEGPSYEVFFIDYGNTSVVTNVRELEKSIAELPPLCNKCVLKLPDGVRSWSDEAEIKFKEIAAMGETVFTVQLHNPGLLATVELFLDEVNINDQLLDLCEKGTANVMNSSFYLNEEKSVDNSFPSEGFVYVSHVNSPADFYIQFKNSNDAFKNMEELLMIKAAQSDRLMDDDVSEGMHCLAYSKFLDKFHRAQVISKDKHQYKVHLLDYGSDAFVNDLRQMPEEINNISVLAKRCCLETYSLDTSALEVVQKRFLDLVDSGRTPFSFEIVRNDVEPNIVRLFTEDGRNVEDLLELPDVDNNGNKAPTVAVALPPPTPSELIKVSTRAKPKQAFMREKSDLEFVQ from the exons ATGAACACAGCTGGTCGCTTCCAGTCTGCTAAAAATCTCCAACCAGCTAGATCACTACGCACACCGGCTCAAAATCGCAACGGTCCTGGCAACTACGGTCTACCTTTGGAACAGAACCAAACATACCATCAACAGAACAACCGCGAACAGAACAATAACGGTGCATTCGTAGCCTACAATAGCACCAATAACGGCTATCGAACGCCATCCTTGGTTTCATCGGTTTCGTCGGCAAATGGGTTCAAAGGGAACAATGGTTTCGCCAATggcttcaacaacaacaacaatacaGGAAATGGTACGGGATTCCATAGCTCGAAAGGTGGTCCACGTCGTCACGATGTACTTCGATCGCCCAACACCAGTTTAGGAAGCAACAATAGTTCAGCAAGCAGTGGAAGCAGTGTTAAGGAAATTCCAACTATAGTGACCTTCAGTTCCACAACGTTGACCATTGGTTCTGTTCATGAAGTGTATCTCTCCTTTGTGGAAAACGGACCGAAGCTCTTCACGGTACAACTTAAGGCGAAGGAAAAATCACTTAACCAAATGATGGCAGCACTGGAAAGGGTTCCCTTACGCAATCTGACACGCAAGCCGACGCTGGGAATGGCCTGTATTGCCCGGTACTCCGAAGATCGCGTTTTGTACAGAGCTTTGATCATGGGAATTAATCACGATTCTTGTGTTGTGTCTTACGTTGATTATGGTAACACGGAGACCGTCGAATTCAACAATCTGTatgaaattcccccggaattcctcaaGCATAAAGTTTTCTCGATGCGGTTTACTCTGTCTAACGTTAAAACCTTGGAAGATTCCAACGCAGATATTGCAGGATTGTTTTCCTCTCTGGTGATGGATAAGGTACTAAGCTTGAAGGTTATGCCACTCGAAGGGCCTGCTTTTGTGCAGTATTGCGAGTTATACGAAAACAGTGAGAATGTTTTCGAGAAATTGTCCAACCTATGCAAGGCAAAACCATTGAAGTATCCAGCTGCTCTAACGATGGATCGTGGCAGTAGCTGTATGATCATTATCCGTTACATTGAATCGTGTCGACAGTTTTACATTCAACCGTTGGAAAATATGGAACGTTTCGACAAATTGATGGACCAACTGGCCGAATTCTGCCGCAAAAGTTCGACGTTCAATGTGTTGAATGCGGGAGATTCCTGTGCCGCCTGCTTGAGCGATGAAGAATGTTACCGAGCTGAGGTGGTAAGCGTAGCTGGCAGTAAGGTGAAGGTCCGACTGGTCGATTACGGTAACACCATCACCTTAGAGCGAAATCAGGTGAAGCGACTTTCTCCGAAGTTTGTCGATGAGCCGCCGCAGGTTATTGAATGCTGTTTGGAAGGATTCCAG ACAATCAGCGATGATAATTTGTCAACGGCGCAACTTGAAATGCTAGCCGAGAACGAGAGTGGTGAAAGAAAGCAGTTCAGAATGATTGTGGCAGACGTTTTGAACGGGGTAGCCATAGTAACTTTGCTAGATGAAGCGTCTACTCCACCTTTGAACATCTCCAAACGGCTACTAAAGCTGAACAATCCTGCCAAGTTTATGAAAGAGCAAATGCAGCAGGCTCAGCAGAACAAAATGAATCTTGCTCCTGCTGCAAGCAAACCACAGCAAGTCTACGCTTCGCCTCCAGCAATGGCGCCACCCCAGCCCGTACCAATCCACCACATCTCGTCTTCCACTAATCCATTCCATTCCACGTCGATCATATCGGAAGTACCAAATCTGTCACAGACTACCCCGCCGCGAGCTGGAGAAAGCGAAGTTATCGATTTGACCAACGACGAGTGGCCCGGTGCTAACGCGCAGCCACTTGGTCATCACAGTTCCGGATATGAACAACAACACAATTACCAGGCAAGTACTGGCAGCGGTAGCTACCGGTCGGGAGGTAGTGATAACCGTGGATCACGAGATAACTTCAACACAAGTCGTGATACCAGTCAGAGCAGCATCGGAGCTAACAAGAAAGAACGCTTCCAACGGCCGGACATTCCACGGTTTACTAAGGAGAG GAACCAAACACCGTATTATATCGAACATGACGATCGATGCGAAACCAACAGTAACTACGATCAGCAGGATAGAGGCTATGGACGCCGGGATAAGCCAAACTCAGGTGGTCAACGCACCAGCAGTCGTTATAGCGGAAGTGGTAGCGAGTCCGGATTTAATACGCAATCCGGGGACAG AGCTAATTTGTCACAGGACACATGGAAGACTTCCACGGCAAGCATCGACTGTATCGAGGATTACGTACCGTGCGAATTTACGTTTACCGAACAGGTGATTCCCATGAACACCAAAGTTGACATCAAGCTAAGCTGGTGGGTCTCGCCGGAGGAATTCTACGTTCGCATGAAGGACGAAGAGACTAAGTTCGAAGACATGATGAAGCAAATTCAAAAGTACTACCGTAACAAACCGACCGTCAGTGACATTCCGCCGGTGGCTTCTGCTGTGATCGCGCGCTACAACAAGCACAACACACTCTACCGAGCGAAGGTGATCAAGTACAACGAATCGCTCTGCAAGTTTAAGGTTGAGTTGGTCGATTCGGGTATGCGGGCCATCGTTACAAGCTCCGATCTGTGGAAACTTGAACGACGCTTCGTGAAGCTTCCCAAGCTGGCCATCCAATGCACGTTGGCTAATATCAAAATCAACTGTGAACCCAAAGAGTTGCAGAACAAAATCGACCGGTACATAAGCAATGATAAACCAATCGATTGTGTCTTTTTGGATAAAAGCGACGACAAGTACCTGTGCGACGTGGAAACGCAAGGAATGGATCTCAAAATGGCGTTACTGAAAGACAACCTGATTGCGCAAATATTGACTG atGTTGACTTAAATCGATTGAAAGGGCAGATTGTAAAACTGAAGCTTGTCGAGATAGCGTCGCTTGAGCAATTCCGGGTCAAACTACAGGGAACTGACGCGATTCTGAATTGTCGACACGTAGAGCACGCCGCATATCAACAAGCAGTTGTGGAAGAAATTAAAACCAAATGTCTGGACCAGTACTGCTTCGGACACATTGAAGATGTATCAAACGATGAAAG GTTGATACTAGCACTGCTGATGGCACCCTTATCTAACCAAGCGCAGCCGACCATCGTCGACATGCCCATCCTCCAGAATAGATTCACCGTCACGGTTCCTTGCGTGCACGAAGTGAACTGTGTCTACGTTCAGAACACGAAGTGGACCGGTGAAATAGAGAAACTGCTGGACGACATGTTTGATTACTACGAGAGGAGCGGCACAGTGATTACGAACCTTCAGATTAACGAGCTGTGTGCTTCCAAATCGAACGACGGCAACTGGTACCGGTCGAAGATCATATCCCTACAGGAGATCGACAATATTGAGGTGCTCTTTGTGGACTATGGCAATCGGGAACGGGTAAGGCACGAGGATTTAAAGGTTTTGGAACCGCAGTTCCAAGAGTACAGCGCATTCGCCCATGAAGTGTATCTCCCTATGGCCTGCCTAAACGAGACTGAGGAGAGTAAACTTAAAATGGAAATCGCCAGCATTACTGGTCAGCACGAGATGGAGCTAAAAGTTTTGGACTACAGAAACGGTATATGGATCGTGGACATCGCATCCAACGACTACAGCATTGTCAAGGCATTAAAAGAAAAGCAGTTGGTAAAGGACCTGGATCATGAGGAGATTTTCAATCGAAAGACAGTTGTGAATGAAAGTCTAGAGATGACCACGGTTGATAAACCCGAGGCAGGCGAAGAGGAGCAGAAGTATCAGAAATTAGAGGCCTTTGTAAGTCACGTGGACAATCCGAACCAGTTGTTTATCCAGATGAAATCCGATCTGGAGGATTTGGACCAGCTTCAAGAGAATTTGCAGATTATTTCGCAAGCACTGCCGGGATTGAAAGATTTCTCTGTGGGAAGATTTTGTATCGCTCCGTTTTCAGCCGATGATTTGTGGTACCGTGCAAAGATTATCGACAGTCACGACGATCTCATTATCCAGTTTGTGGATTTTGGCAATAGCGATGTGATAACTAGCAATAAGAAACACGAGCTGAAAGACGTCAATGACAGTCTGATGAAGTTCAAGGTTTACGCCAAGCAATGCTCGTTGTTGGTTGGGCCAGCTGCCGGAAGAAGCTGGAGCGAAGAGGCTATCGATATTTTGAGAGAAATGGAGTATGTGGATGTTCAATTCCTGGTTGAGTGCCGAGGAGTAAATTACATCAATTTGGTATGTGACGAGCGGGACCTTGCACAAGAACTGATAGCAAAAAATCTAGCCGAGAGAATGGAATATGTTCCCTCTAACCAGCGATGTTTCACTAGTCATATTGAATCAATTCAGGAGTTCTATTTGCAATTGGAACGGGATATAACTCCGTTGGACGTCATGGCAGATTACATGGCTAGATTCGAAGAATTCAGTAGCGTTTCGGATCCTGCCGTTGGATCAATTTACGTTGCCGAGTTCACAGACGATGGACTCTGGTATCGTGCCAAGATCCTGCAAGTACTCGAAGGCCCATCTTATGAGGTCTTTTTCATTGATTATGGTAACACATCGGTAGTGACTAACGTTAGAGAGCTAGAGAAATCCATCGCTGAGCTGCCACCTCTTTGCAATAAATGTGTCCTGAAACTGCCCGATGGTGTCCGGAGCTGGTCCGATGAAgcagaaataaaattcaaagaaatcgCTGCAATGGGGGAGACTGTATTCACAGTTCAACTACATAATCCGGGACTATTGGCCACGGTGGAACTGTTCCTGGATGAGGTTAACATCAATGATCAGCTTTTGGATCTGTGCGAgaagggcacagcaaacgtgaTGAATTCCAGCTTCTATCTCAATGAAGAGAAATCAGTTGACAACAGTTTTCCTTCGGAGGGATTCGTCTATGTAAGTCATGTGAACTCTCCAGCGGATTTCTACATCCAGTTTAAAAATTCAAACGATGCTTTCAAAAATATGGAAGAACTCCTAATGATAAAGGCAGCCCAAAGCGATCGGTTAATGGACGACGACGTCTCCGAAGGAATGCATTGTTTGGCGTATTCAAAATTTCTCGACAAGTTCCATCGGGCCCAGGTCATCTCCAAAGATAAACATCAATACAAGGTGCATTTGCTCGACTATGGCTCTGACGCTTTTGTTAACGATCTCCGCCAAATGCCCGAAGAAATCAATAATATTTCAGTCCTAGCCAAGCGGTGCTGTCTCGAAACGTACTCTCTGGACACCAGTGCGTTGGAAGTGGTCCAAAAGCGATTCCTCGATTTGGTCGATTCCGGTCGTACGCCGTTCTCGTTCGAGATAGTCCGCAACGATGTTGAGCCGAACATCGTGCGCTTGTTCACGGAAGATGGCCGCAACGTAGAAGATCTTCTCGAACTACCAGACGTAGACAATAACGGTAACAAAGCTCCAACGGTGGCCGTTGCGCTTCCTCCTCCTACACCGTCCGAACTGATAAAAGTGTCCACACGCGCGAAACCGAAGCAGGCCTTCATGCGCGAAAAAAGTGACCTGGAGTTTGTCCAGTGA